GATGCGGCGAGCCGGTCGTTTGCCCCCTCGGCGTCCGGCGGCAGGGAGGGATCCTGCGGCGCCGCGGCAGCGGCGGGCTCCTGTGTGTGGCCGACGTGGTCTTCGCCCGCCCGCGCGTTGTCCGCGCAGGCCGCAGCGAACGGAAGGAGCAGCAGTGCGAGTGGGATTCGGTGGTAACGCATCGGGGCCTCGCAATCAGGGGTGAGCAGGGGAGGAATGATAGAAGCGGAGAAACCCATGGGCTAGAGATGGGGATGCGGGAAGGGTTGAGATTCTGGCGGAAGGGACACCGCGGGAATCGAAAAGTGCGCGAAAGGTTAATAGGAGCAGTCCGGAGTGGGGGAAGGAACCAGAAGCCAGGAGTCAGGAGCCAGAAGGGAAGCGAGAAGCTAGAAGCTAGAAGTTTTGAGTCGCAGGCCCCGAGCTGTCCGCTTCCCGGCCTTCTGCCTTCTGCCTTCTGGCTCCCTGGCTTCCGACCCCTGAACCCTTGCTACCGGCTCCCAACTTCCCCCGCAAGTCTTCTAGCTTCTAGCTTCTAACTTCTAACTTCTCAACCCCAACTCCCGACTACATGCCTTCTTCCACTATACCCGCCGAAATCGGCCCGAGCGAAGACGAGCAGCGCCTGCGCATCGAGTGGCGCGACGGACACGTCTCCGAATACGAGTCGCACTACCTGCGACTGAACTGTCCCTGCGCGGGATGCGTGGAGGAGATGACCGGGCGCCGTCTGCTGGACCCGGCCACGGTCAGCGCGAGCGTCTATCCTCTGGAGATCGAATACGTCGGACGATACGCGCTTCGCTTCCGCTGGAGCGACGGCCATTCCACTGGCATCTACCCGTTCGAGATGCTGCGCTCGCTCTGTCGCTGCGCGAGCTGCATGGGCGCCGACTGAGGATCCTTGGCGGCAGCCGGCAGCGTGGCGTAGCTTGCACTCCGTCTCGCAGTCTCTCATCGCAACGCCGGGAGGGAAGATGGAGTACAGGACCTTCGGTCGACTCGGCTGGCAGGTCAGCGAGGTCGGCTATGGGATGTGGGGCATGGGGGGATGGACCGGCTCCGACGACGAGCAGTCGCGGGCATCCCTGGATGAGGCGGTGGCACGCGGGTGCAACTTCTTCGACACCGCCTGGGCCTACGGAGAGGGTCACAGCGAACGCCTGCTCGGCGAGCTGGTGCGGCGCCATCCCGACCGCCGCCTCTACACCGCGACCAAGATTCCCCCGAAGAACCGGGCGTGGCCGTCCCGCCGAGGCTACGAGCTGGACGACGTCTTTCCCCCGGACTACATCCGTGAGTACGCCGAGAAGAGCCTGGAGAATCTCGGCACCGAGAGCATCGACCTGCTGCAGTTCCATGTGTGGGAGGATGCCTGGGCGCACGACGAGCGCTGGCAACGAGCCATGGGCGACCTCCGCGACGAAGGGCTCGTCCACGGTGTGGGGATCAGCCTGAACCGGTGGGAGCCGTGGAACGGCCTGGAGACGATCCGGACCGGCCACATCGATGCCGTGCAGGTGATCTACAACATCTTCGATCAGGCGCCGGAAGACGAGCTCTTCCCCCTCTGCCGGGAGCTGAACATTGCGGTGATCGCCCGCGTCCCCTTTGACGAGGGCA
Above is a window of Longimicrobiaceae bacterium DNA encoding:
- a CDS encoding DUF971 domain-containing protein translates to MPSSTIPAEIGPSEDEQRLRIEWRDGHVSEYESHYLRLNCPCAGCVEEMTGRRLLDPATVSASVYPLEIEYVGRYALRFRWSDGHSTGIYPFEMLRSLCRCASCMGAD
- a CDS encoding aldo/keto reductase, translating into MEYRTFGRLGWQVSEVGYGMWGMGGWTGSDDEQSRASLDEAVARGCNFFDTAWAYGEGHSERLLGELVRRHPDRRLYTATKIPPKNRAWPSRRGYELDDVFPPDYIREYAEKSLENLGTESIDLLQFHVWEDAWAHDERWQRAMGDLRDEGLVHGVGISLNRWEPWNGLETIRTGHIDAVQVIYNIFDQAPEDELFPLCRELNIAVIARVPFDEGTLTGTLTRESTWPDGDWRNIYFGPENLGSSVDRAEALRPDIPEGMTMPELALRFILSNPDVSTVIPGMRKLEHVRANTAVSGGRPLTPEVIERMRRHRWDREPTEWSQ